The following coding sequences are from one Salvia hispanica cultivar TCC Black 2014 chromosome 3, UniMelb_Shisp_WGS_1.0, whole genome shotgun sequence window:
- the LOC125216245 gene encoding probable carboxylesterase 18 has translation MASLPLVTRIKLFVLDLITRRDGTINPFLFGLIDSKTRAPATKVVNKTRVSTSDITIDASRNLWLRLFIPATPASEPLPLLVYFHGGGFANYGPDTKYFDHLCSHLAAAIPAVVASINYRLTPNHRWPTQYEDGLEALKFIDARRHNILPANADVSKCFIGGDSAGGNIAHHVTVRVAERKVVFEKMRIVGVVAVQPFFGGEERTESEVRLGNKAPVLSVKQTDKYWRAFLPEGADRDHPAANVFGKVPLKELEFPASLVVVGGNDPLQDWDSRYAEWLESCGKRVVVANYPNAFHGFYTFPELPEFAFLLRDVKSFVTSSISISK, from the exons ATGGCTTCACTGCCATTGGTGACAAGAATAAAGCTCTTTGTATTAGATTTGATAACACGGCGCGACGGCACGATCAACCCATTCCTCTTCGGCCTCATAGACTCGAAAACACGAGCACCAGCCACCAAAGTCGTGAACAAAACCCGCGTCTCCACCTCCGACATCACAATCGACGCCTCCCGCAACCTGTGGCTCCGCCTCTTCATCCCAGCCACTCCCGCCTCCGAGCCCCTCCCCTTGCTCGTATACTTCCACGGCGGCGGATTCGCCAACTACGGACCCGACACCAAGTACTTCGACCACCTCTGCAGCCACCTGGCCGCCGCCATCCCTGCCGTCGTCGCCTCCATCAACTACCGCCTCACCCCCAACCACAG GTGGCCCACCCAATACGAGGACGGGTTGGAGGCGCTGAAATTCATCGACGCGCGGCGCCACAACATCCTACCGGCGAATGCCGATGTGAGCAAATGTTTCATCGGCGGCGACAGCGCGGGGGGCAACATAGCGCATCACGTGACGGTGAGAGTGGCGGAGAGGAAAGTAGTCtttgagaaaatgagaatCGTGGGAGTGGTGGCGGTGCAGCCGTTTTTCGGGGGAGAGGAACGGACGGAGTCGGAGGTGAGGCTGGGGAATAAGGCGCCGGTGCTGAGTGTGAAGCAGACGGACAAGTATTGGAGGGCGTTTCTTCCGGAGGGGGCGGACAGAGATCACCCGGCGGCTAATGTGTTTGGGAAGGTGCCGCTGAAGGAGCTCGAGTTTCCGGCTAGTTTGGTGGTTGTGGGAGGGAATGATCCGCTGCAGGATTGGGACAGCAGGTATGCCGAGTGGTTGGAGAGCTGTGGAAAACGAGTGGTGGTGGCCAACTATCCCAATGCGTTTCATGGCTTTTATACCTTTCCCGAACTGCCTGAATTTGCTTTCTTGCTTCGTGACGTCAAGAGTTTTGTCACCTCCtccatttcaatttcaaaataa
- the LOC125215151 gene encoding phosphoenolpyruvate/phosphate translocator 1, chloroplastic-like, giving the protein MQGAGLVLRPLPSLSTNPRRISSRFNPIYLPSSEKLILRNHLSSSFASASFLCRKFTFNFGSSKGKSDGIMASATEDTFESPKSKSFADTLVLGLLFALWGLFNVYFNIYNKQVLKAFHYPVTISLVQFGFGTIVVALMWAFNLYKRPKISGAQLAAILPLAVVHTLGNLFTNMSLGKVSVSFTHTVKAMEPFFSVILSSMFLGEPPTIWVVSSLVPVVGGVALASMTEVSFNWAGFWSAMASNLSNQSRNVLSKKMMVKKEESLDTVTLFSIITVMSFILNIPVALFMEGVKFTPSYLQAAGLNVNEIYTRSLLAALCFHAYQQVAYMILQRVSPVTHSVANCVKRVVVIVSSVLFFRTPVSPINALGTAIALAGVFLYSRVTSIKPKPKTA; this is encoded by the exons ATGCAGGGCGCGGGTTTAGTTTTACGTCCATTGCCTTCACTCTCCACCAATCCCCGGAGGATCTCCTCTAGGTTCAATCCCATCTATCTCCCATCCTCCGAGAAATTGATCCTCAGAAATCACCTGTCTTCGTCGTTTGCGTCGGCTTCTTTTTTGTGCCGGAAATTTACCTTCAATTTCGGTAGTTCCAAGGGGAAATCGGATGGCATCATGGCTAGTGCAACCGAGGATACCTTCGAGAGCCCCAAATCGAAGAGCTTTGCCGACACGTTGGTGCTTGGGTTGCTTTTCGCGCTTTGGGGCCTTTTTAATGTTTACTTCAATATCTATAACAAGCAG GTTCTCAAAGCTTTTCATTACCCGGTTACGATCAGTCTAGTTCAATTTGGATTTGGGACTATTGTTGTTGCTTTGATGTGGGCATTCAATCTCTACAAGCGGCCTAAAATCAGTGGAGCGCAG CTAGCAGCAATTCTTCCATTAGCAGTGGTGCATACCTTAGGCAACCTCTTCACAAATATGAGTCTTGGAAAAGTTTCTGTCTCGTTCACTCACACGGTTAAAGCTATGGAGCCTTTCTTCTCAGTTATCCTGTCTTCCATGTTTCTTGGCGAG CCTCCTACAATTTGGGTGGTTTCGTCCCTTGTTCCAGTCGTTGGTGGAGTTGCATTGGCATCAATGACTGAGGTCTCCTTCAACTG gGCGGGTTTCTGGAGTGCAATGGcttcaaatttatcaaatcaaTCCCGCAATGTGCTTAGCAAAAAAATGATGGTTAAGAAAGAG GAATCCCTCGATACCGTAACTTTATTCTCAATAATTACTGTCATGTCATTCATCTTGAATATACCTGTTGCACTCTTCATGGAGGGTGTCAAGTTCACGCCTTCGTACCTTCAGGCTGCT GGGTTGAATGTCAATGAAATCTACACTAGGTCCCTCTTGGCAGCTCTCTGCTTCCACGCATATCAGCAG GTTGCTTACATGATATTGCAGCGCGTTTCGCCTGTCACCCACTCTGTTGCCAATTGTGTTAAGCGGGTGGTGGTTATTGTGTCATCTGTACTCTTCTTCCGTACACCAGTTTCACCCATTAACGCTCTAG GTACTGCCATAGCTCTTGCTGGAGTTTTCCTTTACTCTAGAGTAACTAGCATTAAGCCCAAGCCAAAAACTGCTTGA
- the LOC125215890 gene encoding uncharacterized protein LOC125215890: MSFLTFITGSTKSWQPAMTVNTTTAAYWLNWRVLLCSLWVLMSMVFASLLISKHECRRSSLENAENQEKELPGFLHEDEVWRPCLRSIHPGWLLAFRVFAFLMLLLMLILNVAVDGGSIFYFYTQWTFTLITIYFGLGSFLSIRGCYEYDDRGYAEEHLDTERGKGKEGNQQQIVRQEAGCLAYIFQIIFQMNAGAVMLTDSVFWFILVPFLVIKDYHFNFLIINMHSINAVFLLGETALNSLRFPWFRIGYFFLWTCAYVLFQWILHACVWIWWPYPFLDLSSSYAPLWYSTVALMQIPCYGIFVLIMKGKHSCLKKWFPESYWYAHL, encoded by the exons ATGAGTTTCTTGACATTTATCACTGGATCCACCAAATCATGGCAGCCAGCCATGACTGTAAACACAACAACTGCAGCTTATTGGTTAAACTGGAGGGTGCTTCTCTGTTCGTTGTGGGTGCTGATGTCGATGGTGTTCGCCTCTCTTCTTATATCGAAGCATGAATGCCGAAGGAGTTCACTAGAAAATGCAGAGAACCAGGAGAAAGAATTACCCGGATTCTTGCATGAAGATGAGGTGTGGAGACCGTGCCTTCGAAGCATTCATCCTGGCTGGCTCCTCGCATTTAGAGTGTTCGCCTTTCTGATGCTTCTGTTGATGCTTATACTGAATGTTGCTGTTGACGGGGGGAGCATTTTTTACTTCTACACACA GTGGACTTTCACACTGATCACAATTTATTTTGGG CTTGGATCATTTCTGTCAATTCGTGGATGCTATGAATATGACGACAGAGGTTATGCTGAGGAGCATTTGGACACGGAGCGTGGCAAGGGCAAGGAGGGGaatcaacaacaaattgtTCGCCAAGAGGCAGGATGCTTGGCATATATTTTCCAGATCATTTTTCAG ATGAATGCCGGAGCTGTAATGCTGACAGACTCAGTCTTCTGGTTCATACTAGTGCCCTTTCTTGTCATCAAAGATTaccatttcaatttt TTGATCATAAACATGCACTCAATAAACGCGGTGTTTCTGCTCGGGGAGACTGCTCTAAACAGTCTA AGGTTTCCGTGGTTTAGAATCGGATACTTTTTTCTGTGGACTTGTGCTTATGTTCTGTTTCAATGGATACTACATGCCTGTGTCTGGATATG GTGGCCTTATCCCTTTCTTGATCTCTCATCTTCCTATGCACCATTGTG GTATTCAACTGTGGCATTGATGCAAATACCATGCTACGGCATTTTTGTGCTAATAATGAAGGGGAAACATTCTTGTCTAAAGAAGTGGTTTCCTGAGTCATATTGGTATGCTCACCTCTGA